One Obesumbacterium proteus DNA window includes the following coding sequences:
- a CDS encoding aldo/keto reductase: MKQIKLGGSTLHVPAIVVGCMRMDELKAAEAETFVQTALDLGANFFDHADIYGGGECERIFARAAKLNDDRREKVFLQSKCGIRKGLFDFSKEHILKSVDGILERLDTDYLDMLLVHRPDALMEPEEVAEAFDHLLNTGKVRRFGVSNQSPMQMALLQKFMSQKILANQLQLSITNSGMIRSGINVNMENASSVDHDGEVLNYCRLNDVTIQAWSPFQYGMFEGVFLGNPKFPELNQKIDEIAARYGVSNTTITTAWILRHPANMQMISGTMSTSRLKQICQACDITLTREEWYEIYRAAGNELP; this comes from the coding sequence ATGAAACAAATTAAATTAGGTGGTTCTACCCTGCATGTTCCCGCCATCGTGGTGGGCTGCATGCGTATGGATGAGTTGAAAGCCGCAGAGGCAGAAACTTTTGTGCAAACCGCGTTGGATTTAGGTGCGAACTTCTTCGACCACGCAGATATCTATGGCGGCGGCGAATGCGAGCGTATTTTTGCTCGCGCAGCCAAGCTCAATGATGACCGCCGTGAGAAGGTCTTCCTACAGTCTAAATGTGGGATCCGTAAAGGCCTGTTCGATTTCTCTAAAGAGCACATTTTAAAATCAGTCGACGGCATCTTAGAACGTTTAGATACCGACTATCTCGATATGCTGCTGGTGCATCGCCCTGATGCGCTGATGGAGCCGGAAGAAGTGGCCGAGGCGTTTGATCACCTACTCAATACCGGCAAAGTGCGCCGTTTTGGTGTTTCAAACCAAAGCCCAATGCAGATGGCCTTACTGCAAAAGTTTATGAGCCAAAAGATCTTGGCGAACCAGCTTCAATTAAGCATCACCAATAGCGGCATGATCCGCAGCGGCATTAACGTCAATATGGAAAATGCGTCGAGTGTCGATCACGACGGTGAAGTATTGAATTATTGCCGTTTGAATGACGTGACGATTCAGGCATGGTCCCCGTTCCAATACGGCATGTTTGAAGGCGTATTCCTCGGCAATCCTAAGTTCCCAGAACTGAATCAGAAAATTGATGAGATTGCAGCGCGTTATGGCGTATCAAACACTACTATTACCACGGCGTGGATTTTACGCCATCCGGCCAATATGCAGATGATTTCAGGCACGATGAGCACTTCGCGCCTCAAGCAAATTTGTCAGGCCTGCGATATCACGTTAACCCGTGAAGAATGGTATGAAATTTATCGCGCAGCCGGTAACGAGCTGCCGTAA
- a CDS encoding fimbrial protein yields the protein MKLNKVALAVAFTAAVSSMSVLADTTNGQIQFQGELVNTACGLSPNSSPVSVDFGQIPVSALANGAHAGNVQKNIELQDCDTTVAASAVVSYTPTSVSPADATLAAFTSGTASNAGIGLKDSASQDVVWGQGTTAVQLVNGANTIPFVAYVKADSADQTANPVTAGSFQSTINFQIAYQ from the coding sequence ATGAAATTGAATAAAGTTGCTTTAGCCGTAGCATTTACCGCTGCTGTAAGTTCTATGTCTGTTCTGGCTGATACTACCAATGGCCAAATCCAATTCCAAGGTGAATTGGTGAATACTGCCTGCGGTTTATCACCTAATTCTAGCCCTGTATCTGTCGATTTTGGTCAGATCCCTGTTTCAGCGCTGGCTAACGGTGCTCATGCAGGTAACGTGCAGAAAAACATCGAATTGCAGGATTGCGATACTACCGTTGCGGCCAGCGCCGTTGTTTCTTACACCCCAACTAGTGTAAGCCCAGCTGATGCAACTCTGGCAGCGTTCACTTCAGGTACCGCGTCTAATGCGGGTATCGGTCTGAAAGACAGCGCCAGCCAGGATGTGGTTTGGGGCCAGGGCACTACGGCTGTACAGCTGGTTAACGGTGCTAACACCATTCCATTCGTTGCCTATGTTAAAGCAGACAGCGCGGATCAGACTGCAAACCCTGTAACAGCAGGTTCTTTCCAGTCAACCATCAACTTCCAGATCGCTTACCAGTAA
- a CDS encoding fimbrial protein — MMSGIKKKLSVMFFLYALFFSADTLASSITPGKVEMSGELIETACGIDPRSREIWVDFGDVSARDINMDSESHLTKDFNIHLTGCRVIKNKTANDDSFPYATITFVGNSAPHDSSALLVTGEGEGFGIHLRNQHGNMLTIGQPSPGYDLSNGSNILRFTASLVPVNKHIKAGEFYAIARFFIDYN, encoded by the coding sequence ATGATGTCAGGAATTAAGAAAAAATTATCAGTGATGTTTTTTTTATATGCGCTGTTTTTTTCCGCTGACACGCTGGCATCCAGTATTACACCAGGGAAAGTGGAAATGTCTGGTGAGCTTATTGAAACGGCCTGTGGCATTGATCCGCGTTCGCGTGAGATCTGGGTTGATTTTGGCGATGTATCTGCTCGTGACATTAATATGGATAGTGAAAGTCACCTAACTAAAGATTTTAATATTCATCTTACCGGGTGCAGAGTTATTAAAAATAAAACGGCTAATGATGACAGTTTTCCTTATGCCACTATCACATTCGTTGGGAATTCCGCCCCTCATGATTCTTCGGCTCTATTAGTTACCGGAGAAGGGGAAGGATTTGGTATTCATTTACGTAATCAGCATGGAAATATGCTGACAATAGGACAACCCTCTCCCGGATATGATTTAAGTAACGGGAGTAATATTCTGAGATTTACCGCCTCGCTGGTTCCGGTTAATAAACATATTAAAGCCGGTGAGTTTTATGCTATTGCTCGTTTTTTTATTGACTATAACTAA
- a CDS encoding fimbrial protein: MQNRFALCAFLALGVVFQAQSTVPLLPQHQDRDHAGEDGGIVRFHGSVYASPCVMAGESRMQDIDMGEMTARSFHRAGDHSQPVLIKIYLRDCLKGASMARSSLASKTTGSDWRAYSTGEQAVQMTFIGESDVADPALLHTAGMVQGAGIRLMDMSGNKLAINQTQTPSLVKYGDSVLTFMAALESTGNTVTAGEFQGLLRVKMEYL, translated from the coding sequence ATGCAAAATCGATTCGCGTTATGCGCATTTCTGGCACTGGGTGTCGTATTTCAGGCTCAGTCTACGGTGCCGCTGTTGCCACAACATCAAGATCGGGATCATGCCGGTGAAGACGGTGGCATTGTTCGGTTCCATGGTTCTGTGTATGCCTCTCCGTGCGTGATGGCGGGGGAGAGCCGAATGCAAGATATCGATATGGGCGAAATGACGGCGCGTAGTTTTCATCGTGCTGGCGATCACAGCCAACCGGTGCTGATCAAAATCTATCTGCGCGATTGCCTAAAAGGGGCATCAATGGCGCGGAGTAGCTTGGCTTCTAAGACGACGGGAAGCGATTGGCGCGCCTATAGCACCGGCGAGCAAGCCGTACAGATGACCTTTATCGGTGAATCCGACGTGGCCGATCCTGCGCTATTACACACAGCCGGTATGGTGCAAGGGGCTGGCATTCGCTTGATGGATATGTCTGGCAATAAGCTGGCGATTAATCAGACCCAGACGCCTTCTTTAGTGAAATACGGCGATAGTGTACTGACCTTTATGGCCGCGTTGGAATCGACGGGAAATACGGTCACCGCCGGTGAATTTCAGGGATTACTGCGCGTGAAAATGGAGTATTTGTAA
- a CDS encoding fimbrial protein — protein MKLSGLFPRQACVTCALALSLLPVGAQAYIDGEIIPVGGPHQYNIDVGNQDITSNVAGSLISSEFALGGLYAGTAYCNTPMTNQPVFFTSRATLAESGNNPGYLRLNDYMDVKIEIYIRGNRLEYLPVPFNNESNRAYQNTCAPPSVQYTDFESGSKGRVTFMITKPIINGVNLVGTQIAELYGRIGSTASGIGSVPMSVIYINSGVLTVPDKCVVNQGTPIVVDFGTIPGTGSKLNGNNYSHNVPIHVKCEGGSFTTGSLNIKLAIQQASPASFNSDYLGTTGSGDRSNLGIKLTDQSGSTITPNRFYNVPGFNNNEGDWNLIAAPIANAGTNIEEGDFQASATVVAEFQ, from the coding sequence ATGAAACTGTCGGGCTTATTTCCACGCCAAGCGTGCGTTACGTGCGCGCTCGCTCTATCGCTACTTCCCGTTGGCGCGCAGGCCTATATTGATGGCGAAATTATCCCGGTCGGTGGCCCGCATCAATACAACATCGATGTGGGAAATCAGGATATTACCTCTAACGTGGCGGGCTCTCTGATTAGCTCGGAGTTTGCATTAGGTGGGCTTTATGCTGGCACAGCCTATTGCAATACGCCGATGACGAATCAGCCGGTATTTTTCACCTCGCGTGCAACGTTGGCTGAATCAGGCAATAACCCCGGCTATCTGCGTTTGAACGACTATATGGATGTCAAAATTGAAATTTACATCCGTGGTAACCGTCTCGAATACCTGCCGGTTCCGTTCAACAATGAAAGCAACCGCGCATATCAGAACACCTGTGCGCCGCCATCGGTGCAGTACACCGATTTTGAGTCTGGGTCGAAGGGGCGTGTCACTTTTATGATCACGAAACCCATTATCAACGGGGTCAATCTGGTCGGGACGCAAATAGCTGAGTTATATGGCCGCATTGGCTCAACGGCCTCCGGTATTGGCTCAGTGCCGATGTCGGTGATTTATATCAACTCAGGCGTTCTTACCGTACCCGATAAATGCGTGGTGAATCAGGGAACGCCTATCGTGGTGGATTTCGGCACCATTCCTGGTACGGGCAGCAAGCTCAATGGCAATAACTACAGCCATAACGTGCCGATTCACGTGAAGTGTGAAGGCGGAAGTTTTACCACCGGCAGCCTGAATATCAAACTGGCTATTCAGCAGGCCAGCCCAGCCAGTTTCAACAGTGATTATCTGGGAACCACCGGCTCGGGCGATCGCTCAAATTTGGGCATCAAGCTGACAGATCAGAGCGGTTCGACCATCACGCCGAATAGATTTTATAACGTCCCCGGTTTTAACAATAACGAGGGAGATTGGAACCTCATCGCCGCGCCGATTGCAAACGCCGGAACCAACATTGAGGAAGGTGATTTTCAGGCTTCCGCAACCGTTGTTGCAGAGTTCCAGTAA
- a CDS encoding fimbrial protein, which produces MRLMELAVLATLTFSSAVEAAGELVGGAMTFKGVVVALPCSIAPGSEKVPVDFGEISTKSLYATGKTTPIAFSIVLEDCNPSVFDSVTVTFDGDRNSNMTDRLAIKSVAPSGASGVGIGLEESDGSPIRLNTPTNATAITDTVMQLNFQAFVEGEPQALANGTLTTGAFTATANYTLNYQ; this is translated from the coding sequence ATGCGTCTGATGGAACTGGCTGTACTAGCAACGCTGACGTTCAGTAGCGCGGTTGAAGCGGCGGGAGAGCTGGTGGGCGGCGCAATGACGTTTAAAGGCGTGGTTGTCGCTTTGCCTTGCAGCATCGCTCCGGGCTCGGAAAAAGTGCCGGTGGATTTTGGTGAGATTTCAACCAAGTCGCTTTATGCCACGGGGAAAACTACACCCATTGCGTTTTCGATTGTTTTAGAAGACTGCAACCCAAGCGTATTTGACTCGGTAACGGTCACCTTTGATGGCGACCGAAATTCGAACATGACCGATCGTTTGGCCATTAAGTCCGTGGCGCCAAGCGGTGCGAGCGGCGTAGGTATTGGCTTAGAAGAAAGCGATGGCTCACCGATTCGACTCAATACGCCAACCAACGCAACGGCGATCACCGATACCGTGATGCAGTTGAACTTCCAAGCCTTCGTGGAGGGTGAACCACAGGCGTTAGCGAATGGAACGTTAACGACCGGTGCTTTCACTGCAACAGCTAACTACACGTTAAATTATCAGTGA
- a CDS encoding LuxR C-terminal-related transcriptional regulator, with the protein MNYQCFFFDKNIFFSQGLKSVIQDACDDSMRVQFTSSNNIHQLVEVLKQQRNEREQRWVICDFESFPQGRFNVLNMIKMYYRHHRQKLVILLSENNIPLFFALHSLLPGAHWLLKSESKQNVSLFFNELKCSEIGQNVFSPSLVSYTRMKWLTADAGCYISSDEWWLMEEIFKGKSLSQIANEVNINVRRLSYYKRRLMKRLNVTSNVALFNVFKCIVATPRND; encoded by the coding sequence ATGAATTACCAGTGCTTTTTCTTTGATAAAAATATCTTTTTCTCTCAAGGCTTGAAGTCCGTTATTCAGGATGCTTGTGATGACTCAATGCGAGTCCAATTTACCAGCTCTAATAATATACATCAGCTTGTTGAGGTGCTTAAACAGCAAAGGAATGAACGAGAACAACGCTGGGTGATTTGTGATTTTGAAAGCTTTCCTCAGGGCCGGTTTAATGTGCTCAATATGATCAAGATGTACTACCGTCATCATAGACAGAAATTAGTCATCTTACTGAGCGAAAATAACATCCCACTGTTCTTTGCGTTGCACTCGTTATTGCCCGGTGCGCATTGGCTATTAAAAAGTGAATCTAAACAGAATGTGAGTCTGTTTTTTAATGAGCTGAAATGTAGCGAGATAGGACAAAATGTTTTTAGTCCCTCATTGGTGAGCTATACCCGAATGAAATGGTTAACCGCCGATGCGGGGTGCTATATATCAAGCGATGAGTGGTGGCTAATGGAAGAGATATTTAAAGGTAAATCACTTTCGCAGATTGCGAACGAAGTCAATATTAACGTTCGAAGGCTAAGTTATTACAAAAGACGTTTAATGAAGCGGCTTAATGTCACTAGCAATGTCGCTTTATTTAATGTTTTTAAATGTATTGTGGCAACGCCTCGTAACGACTGA
- a CDS encoding DUF4762 domain-containing protein yields the protein MKHINAAEAAQIVGGNCKTCSSSYETVVIGGVASCKLVTVCTDKHGSTTTMKDADMNLCRVPNR from the coding sequence ATGAAACACATTAATGCAGCGGAAGCCGCACAGATCGTTGGTGGTAACTGCAAAACGTGTAGCAGCTCTTATGAAACCGTGGTAATCGGCGGCGTGGCGTCTTGTAAATTAGTGACAGTTTGTACTGATAAACATGGCTCAACGACCACCATGAAAGATGCCGATATGAACCTGTGCCGCGTGCCAAATCGTTAA
- a CDS encoding DsbA family protein — protein MQFKRTTVISYSLLLVIVSSLMTVLFYHVFVFKSFSSDSDNQTSPQKELTIAQAEKSPIKENNSIIEVMSYGCHYCAANEDNVREFVKKLPEGVVFESIHINTEKSGLSAFAPIFATLQEMGVEPAVRDSAYNAIIARGINLTDAAELDKWLVKNSIDVAEYKKARASEAVKNRLDEMSAITDFYDITATPIFIINKRFVVAQDSSFPEFSKRMLNLLEKDK, from the coding sequence ATGCAGTTTAAACGCACAACGGTTATTAGTTATTCATTACTGCTTGTCATTGTCTCATCGTTGATGACCGTGTTGTTTTACCATGTGTTTGTGTTCAAGTCGTTTTCCAGTGATAGCGATAATCAAACCTCGCCGCAGAAAGAGTTAACTATTGCGCAGGCAGAGAAAAGCCCAATAAAAGAAAATAATAGCATTATTGAAGTGATGTCCTATGGCTGTCATTACTGCGCGGCGAATGAGGATAATGTAAGGGAGTTCGTTAAAAAACTGCCCGAAGGCGTAGTATTTGAATCAATACATATCAATACGGAAAAAAGTGGATTATCTGCCTTTGCCCCTATTTTTGCCACACTGCAAGAAATGGGCGTAGAACCTGCCGTGCGTGATAGTGCGTATAACGCCATTATTGCTCGAGGGATTAATCTGACGGATGCAGCGGAACTAGATAAATGGCTGGTTAAAAATAGCATTGATGTTGCTGAATATAAAAAAGCGCGAGCCAGTGAAGCCGTTAAAAATCGATTAGATGAAATGTCAGCTATTACAGATTTTTACGATATTACGGCAACGCCGATTTTCATTATTAATAAGCGTTTTGTGGTCGCACAAGATAGTTCTTTCCCTGAATTCTCAAAACGTATGCTGAATTTGCTCGAAAAGGATAAGTAA